The following are encoded together in the Blastocatellia bacterium genome:
- a CDS encoding enoyl-CoA hydratase/isomerase family protein, with translation MSENKSEQARLIEYCVDKGVAIIQLNDPPANTYSYEMMQQLDSAILQARMDENVHVILLRGAGEKFFCAGANIRMLTEVTPEFKYYFCLHANETLNRLEQTPKLVIAALNGHCVGGGLEVALAADIRVARRGGGKIGLPEVNLGVLPGTGGTQRLARLVGKSKAIELMATGRTMDFDEALSFGLVNEVWDSENFSEKALAYAAQFTPPNRASKAVGLIKRAAQSGLEMSFTEGLSLERELQQRLFTSEDSKEGLSAYVEKRKANFQGK, from the coding sequence ATGTCAGAAAACAAGTCTGAACAAGCCCGACTGATTGAATATTGTGTTGATAAAGGTGTTGCAATTATTCAACTTAATGATCCTCCTGCAAATACTTATAGTTATGAAATGATGCAGCAGTTAGATAGCGCAATTTTGCAAGCTAGAATGGATGAAAATGTCCATGTAATTTTGCTAAGAGGCGCGGGAGAAAAATTTTTCTGTGCTGGTGCAAATATCCGTATGCTAACGGAAGTTACACCGGAATTTAAGTATTATTTTTGCTTACATGCTAATGAAACCTTAAACCGACTTGAACAAACCCCAAAACTAGTAATTGCTGCCTTAAATGGGCATTGTGTTGGGGGAGGGTTAGAAGTTGCGCTAGCAGCAGATATTAGAGTTGCCCGACGTGGAGGCGGTAAAATTGGACTCCCAGAAGTTAATTTAGGAGTTTTACCTGGCACAGGAGGAACACAACGTTTAGCCCGCCTAGTTGGTAAATCTAAAGCTATTGAACTAATGGCAACAGGCCGAACAATGGATTTTGACGAGGCTTTAAGCTTTGGCCTAGTTAATGAAGTTTGGGACAGTGAAAACTTTTCTGAAAAAGCTTTAGCTTATGCTGCACAATTTACACCTCCTAATCGAGCTAGCAAAGCCGTAGGATTAATTAAACGTGCTGCTCAATCAGGCTTGGAAATGAGCTTTACCGAAGGCTTATCACTTGAAAGAGAACTCCAACAACGTTTATTTACTAGCGAAGACTCTAAAGAAGGCTTATCTGCCTATGTAGAAAAGCGCAAAGCAAATTTTCAAGGCAAATAA
- a CDS encoding enoyl-CoA hydratase/isomerase family protein, whose amino-acid sequence MENITLVKENKVAWLTLNRPDKLNALVGTAREEILAALTDAEQDPQVRAVCITGAGKGFCAGGDINYMASLQENDDVASFEKLLSSGRQIVTKVQSLEKPVVAMINGVAAGAGLNLALASDIRIAGESARFSQAFIKIGLHPDWGGTFFLPRLIGTARACEMIFTGDVINAQTAYQIGLVNQVVADAELKTTTVALLEKLVARPQKALALAKRAIYQGIEQNLDSMLNYETAAQKECFSSEDAKEGIKAFLERREPQFK is encoded by the coding sequence ATGGAAAACATCACTTTAGTAAAAGAAAACAAAGTCGCCTGGCTTACCTTAAATCGTCCTGACAAGCTAAATGCTTTGGTTGGAACGGCACGCGAGGAAATTTTGGCTGCTTTAACTGATGCAGAGCAAGATCCACAAGTAAGAGCCGTTTGTATAACGGGAGCAGGAAAAGGTTTTTGTGCTGGTGGGGATATAAATTATATGGCTAGCTTGCAGGAAAATGATGATGTAGCTAGTTTTGAAAAACTTCTCTCTAGTGGTCGTCAAATTGTTACCAAAGTACAAAGTTTAGAAAAGCCAGTGGTAGCAATGATCAATGGAGTTGCTGCTGGGGCAGGCTTAAACCTTGCGCTTGCAAGTGATATTCGTATTGCAGGCGAGTCGGCACGTTTTAGCCAAGCTTTTATTAAAATAGGACTCCATCCTGATTGGGGCGGCACGTTTTTCTTACCTCGCTTAATTGGCACAGCCCGCGCTTGTGAAATGATTTTTACAGGCGATGTAATTAATGCTCAAACTGCTTACCAAATTGGCTTAGTTAATCAAGTTGTAGCAGACGCAGAACTAAAAACAACCACTGTTGCACTATTAGAAAAATTAGTGGCTCGACCTCAAAAAGCTTTAGCACTGGCAAAACGCGCAATCTATCAAGGTATTGAGCAAAATTTAGACTCAATGCTTAATTATGAAACTGCTGCGCAAAAAGAATGTTTTAGCTCAGAAGATGCTAAAGAGGGAATTAAAGCATTTCTTGAACGACGCGAACCGCAATTTAAGTAA
- a CDS encoding dual specificity protein phosphatase family protein, giving the protein MAINFNRILPNLYVGTVPKTFDDVDRLIREARVSAVVNLQTDDDFEWYRVDWPKIEQYYLRCNIEAKRYPIRDFELEDLRDKLPESTAIVDEFARLGHIIYLHCTAGVNRSPTVAIGYLYRYLGYDLETAIRTMKTARACDPFIEALYSCKFD; this is encoded by the coding sequence ATGGCAATAAATTTTAATAGAATTTTGCCTAATCTCTATGTTGGGACTGTCCCAAAAACTTTTGATGATGTTGATCGCTTAATTCGTGAGGCCCGCGTTAGTGCTGTAGTCAATCTACAAACAGATGATGATTTTGAATGGTATCGAGTTGATTGGCCTAAAATAGAGCAATATTATTTACGTTGTAATATTGAAGCAAAACGCTATCCTATTAGAGATTTTGAACTTGAAGATTTAAGGGATAAGTTACCAGAATCTACAGCAATTGTTGATGAATTTGCTCGTCTAGGTCACATAATTTATCTTCATTGTACCGCAGGGGTTAACCGTTCGCCTACGGTAGCAATAGGTTATCTTTACCGCTACCTTGGTTATGACCTAGAAACCGCAATTCGCACAATGAAAACAGCAAGAGCTTGTGATCCTTTTATAGAGGCACTTTATTCTTGTAAATTTGATTAA
- a CDS encoding enoyl-CoA hydratase/isomerase family protein produces the protein MYENIILEIQDQIGIIRVNRPKKLNALNIPTREEILSALAELGKNADVRVIVFTGTGDKAFIAGADISEFEGRTALDQRAVMRATRMFDSFSEFPKPVIAMINGFCLGGGCEAALSCDIRIASDNAKFGQPEINLGIIPGGGGTQRLTRLVGEGKAMEMILTGDMIDANEAKAIGLVNHVVPQAELEEFTMKMARKIAEKSPVALQMGKEAVKNASRMNLREGLDQEMIFFALCFSSADKEEGVKAFLEKRKAVFTGK, from the coding sequence ATGTACGAAAATATTATTTTAGAAATTCAAGACCAAATCGGGATTATTCGCGTTAACCGTCCTAAAAAACTTAATGCTCTAAACATCCCTACTCGTGAAGAAATCTTGTCTGCTCTAGCAGAACTTGGAAAAAATGCAGATGTCCGAGTCATCGTCTTTACTGGTACTGGTGACAAAGCTTTTATTGCTGGTGCTGATATTAGTGAGTTTGAAGGTCGCACTGCACTTGATCAACGTGCTGTAATGCGTGCAACACGTATGTTTGATTCTTTCTCAGAATTTCCTAAACCTGTAATTGCTATGATTAATGGCTTTTGCTTAGGCGGTGGTTGTGAAGCTGCTTTAAGTTGTGATATTAGAATTGCATCTGATAATGCAAAATTTGGACAGCCGGAAATTAATTTAGGCATTATTCCTGGTGGTGGTGGTACACAACGCTTAACCCGGTTAGTAGGCGAAGGTAAAGCAATGGAAATGATTTTAACTGGTGATATGATAGACGCTAACGAAGCTAAAGCTATTGGCCTAGTAAATCATGTTGTTCCACAGGCTGAACTAGAAGAATTTACAATGAAAATGGCTCGTAAAATTGCAGAAAAAAGCCCAGTAGCCTTACAAATGGGTAAAGAAGCTGTAAAAAATGCTTCTCGTATGAATTTACGCGAAGGCTTAGACCAAGAAATGATCTTTTTTGCTCTATGTTTTTCTAGTGCAGACAAAGAAGAAGGCGTAAAAGCTTTCTTAGAAAAGCGTAAAGCTGTTTTTACCGGAAAATAA